In Micromonas commoda chromosome 16, complete sequence, the genomic window CGCAGCGCGCCACGGCCGTCGTCGACTTTGGTAGATCGAGCGGGGTTTCCGGAGGAGAGTCGACGGATCTGGTGGTCGACCTAGAGGGCCAGAAGGAGTCTGCGTACGCGCtggccatcgacgacgccggtaACACGCTCGTGTCCGGATGCACCGGGAACGTGCTCAGGGTGTGGGACGGTCGCACCGGTGCGAGGATCTGTAAGCTCCGGGGCCATTCCGGCAACGTCCGGTGCGCTGCGctgagcggcgacggccgcctgTGCCTCACGGGCTCGAGCGATCACACGCTGCGGCTGTGGGACCTCGGGCAGCAGCGGTGCGTGCAGACGGTGCATCAAGTGCACCACTGCTCGGTGTGGAGCGTCGCCATGGACGCCAGCTGGCACGTCTGCtactcgggcggcgccgacggcggcgtctaCGCCACCGACTTGGCGCACAGGCGATCCGCGTTGCtcttcgaggaggagaagggcgTCCTGTCGCTCACCCTCGATTCCCACGATTCCTctgccggcgacggcgtctgGGCGTGCACGATGGGATGCGGGATCCGAAGGTGGCGATGCGACGTGGACTGGAGGGACGACGAGCACGCGTTCACGCCGGGGCACCGGGGAGGCTCCGTACCCGGGCATCGATTCGGGTCGCACAAGGACTCGCCGATGTCGGTGTCCCCGAAACTCACGCCGGGCagggcgggctcggcgcgaatGAGCAACGCGTGGGGGGGCAAGAACGCGAGccgggcgggcgccgaccCGATCCACGGCACccccacggcgacgatcgagTCCACCCCGCCCATCGTCGAACACGTTCAAACGTCGGACAGGacgcgcatcctcgccgccgacgccgacggcgccgtctcgCTGTGGGACGTCATCAAATGCGAGCGCGTTCGATgcttcgagcgcggcgtctccCTCGCGGATGCCGCCAAGGAGGTGAACCCGCGAGTCTCGGTGCCCTCGTGGTTCACGGTGGACACCAGATCGGGGTCCATCGCGATTTCGCTGATGCCATCAGGAGCGTTTCAGGCGGAGGCGTACGCGATCGACTTGGgcatcgccgaggcgaacgacgagctcaaggtgAACTACGGCGTCCAGTGCGTGCACATGCTACTCCGGGACTGGAAGGTACGGAGGGTCAGGGCCATCGCGTGCGAAAACGGCCGCGCCCCGGActcgtccgacgacgatttAGACTTGGACTCGAACGATTTCGACGTCAACTCTTTAACCCCGtgcggggacgcgagggtgtGGCGCTTGCCCCCGCGGCCCCCGAGCGTCGTGTGCGAGCagcccgagggcgagggcggcgcggtgctgaTGCCGGTTGGCGAGATGGTGGGTagcgcggaggagcaggACGCTTTACCCGAGTggatcgtcgacgtcgtcgcggagaggcACCGAGTGCCGGATTCGGCCAAGGCTTCGTTTCACCTGTCGCCGCACGAGACGCAGCCGGATGCGCCGAAACTGTCGCAAGGGcgggtcaccgcgccgagggtccTCGGCGTGCGCAAGGTTGTGAACTACGTGGTGCAAAAGCTGGGCCtggacgcgaacgggtcccgcgcgccggAGGATTTGGTGGACATActgtgcggcggcgaggtttgCGATCCCGCGATGTCGCTCGCCACGGTGAAGGAATTTCTGTGGAGGAAAGGAACGGACGTGGAGCTGGTGTATCGGTTCAAGGACGGGGTCGACTACGGCGGgaccggcgggggcgacgtggAAACAGCCTGACGGCGTTcattcgtcgtcgccgtcggggacgaGCGTGTTTGATAGATGAGAGACGAGCGTCCTTCTTGGATCGTCCCTCTTCGGTAGTCTCGCCGCGCAGTCGTCTCATTCGCGAAACACGATAAAAGTTATATGCAGAGCATCCTCCCCGCGTTACGATACCGTACGTCGCCGTTCCCGTCAGACGACGTACTTGTCGaactccgcgcgcgtgatgaatccggcggagacgacgcgatcggcgaaCTTCCTCCCGTTCAAACTCcgcaccgcccgcgccgcgccctctgCGTCGGCGAAGAGCAGGAAAACCTCCCCGACCCCCGCGGGATCTTCCAACCGCGTGCGCCTGGGCAACGGCATCACGACCCGCGTCAGTTCACCGAACCCCGCGCACTCCTCCTGCGTGTCCTCCAGTatctcccgcgcctccgtcgggtCCGTGAGCTCCTCCCTGGTCACCATGTTGGTCAGGCGGACGCACTCGCTGGCGGATTCCCCATTCGCCGGAAGGCTTCCGGGGGCAAATCCGGGCGCTTGCGCCGACCCGCTCGCTTGCCCGACCCCTTGTccgaccccgccgtcgtACGCGGCCCTCTTGACGTTGAGAACCTTGTCGCCCAGCCGCATGCCGGTGAGGCCCTCCATCGCGGcttcatccgcggcggcgtcggcgtactCGAAGAACCCGTACCCCTTCAACGTACCCGTGTCCTTGTCCACCACGAGATTAAAAGCCTGCACCGCGCCGAAGGactggaggagctcgagaacctGAAGCTCGGTGAGGTAGGGCGGCAGGTTGCCGACGTACAGCTTGCGACCGCTCGACTGCTGCGTGGACGGTATCCCCGGGACCAtccccggggcggcgcccgtgGGAACTCCGTTCACCCCCGGTATCAGACCCACCGCGGCCAAATTCAGGGAAtcggcgggcgtcgtcggcccgatgagcgcggctTGCTGCGGCTGGTAATCGTTCGGCCGTCTCACCCGCAGCTGCGAGCCCGCcatgacgacgccgtccaACGCCATGGCGTTGGACGCCTCCTCGACCGTCCGAAACTCGACAAACGCGAAAAGCTTATCGCGGTTTATGTACACGGACAGGACACACGTCATGCCGTTGTCCGGGTCGTACGCTCCCGACGCTCCCCCGATCGCCACcagcgcgttcgcgatgaACGACGCGAGTTCCGGTTCGTTGGTGTTGTCGGGGAACCCCCCGACGTAGACGCGCCTCGCGTGACGCGTGGCCTGGACGTTGATGCCCGCCGcctggagcgcggcgagccgagCCTCGTGAGCCGCCTGGTCGGCGGGGTCCGGCGGCTTGCCGGGAACGGCGGGCTTGTCAAAGCCGCTCCGTTCCCGTCCGGCTGCGCGTCCCCctcccgctcctccgccgtccgcgccgttctctgcctcgcgttcgtcgcccgaggcggacggGGACTCGGGCGGGGTGCCGTTCGGTCCCCACTTTCGCCCCACGTGCGCCttgcgagcgccgcggttgCGAAGAGGTCGTCGGTTGGAAAAGTCGGGAGGTTTTCTCGCGCGAGGctccctgtccctgtccctgtccctgtccctgtccctgtctCTGTCGCGGTCCCTATCTCTGTCCCTGTCGCGGTCCCTGTCGCggtccctgtccctgtcgCGGTCCCTGTCGCggtccctgtccctgtcgCGGTCCCTATCTCTGTCCctgtcgccgcgaccgcgatcCCTGCGGcgcgacctcgacctcgacctcgacctcgacctcgacctcgacctcgaagaggcccgtcgccgtttcccgctcgaaccgcgctcgaggcgatgatcgtctccgcgcccgtcaccggcTCGCGGAGAACTGACgtcggctcgcggcgggggcggtggaacctcggcggcgacgaaagTGTCGTAGTCGCCAccccccgcgctcaccgacgaaACCGcagcgccgggcgcgccgctcgcgccagGTTCCGAGGTCCCGGGTTCGAATCCCGCGTCCCCCAGATTTGACGTCTTCGGCGTCCTgtgctccttcttctccttcttctccttcttctcttttttctccttcttctccttcttctccttcttctccacGTCCGCGTACTTCTCCTGGTAAAACTTGTCCCAGTCCTTCACGCCGACTGCGTCCTCGTGCTTGCGGtcgtccgacgccgcgaccccaAACTTCGCCGCGTAGTACTTCTCCCAGTAGTCCTTATCCTTGGGGGATCCGTCGGCATCTACCCGGGCGTCGGAGATtgcgcggggctcgcggcTGCGACTGCGactgcggctgcggcgaccGCCTTCCCGCCTGCGAGACGATTTCCGCTCCCGGCTgcgggagccgccgctcgcgctcccgccgccgcgacggcgggaggatctgcgcccgtcccgcccgtcTCTCGACTCGCGACGGTCCCtgtcgcggccgcggtccctgtcgcggccgcggtccCTGTCGCGGCTGCGACTGCGGTCCCTTTCCttgtccccgtcgcggctgcGGTCCCGGCGTCTATCCCTGTCCCTTTCCCTGTCCCGGTCTCGGTCCCTCTCGCGTCGTTCTCgttcggcgtcctcgcgttCCTTGGCCAACCGAGCCCTGGCCATCTCGATGGCGGAGAGGGAGACGGggttggacgcgagcgcctcgttcgcCGTCTCCTGCCACGTGGGTTTCCTgggcgccttctccgcggaaTTTCCAgtcgccttcgcgtcgcccccgggggctttagggttagggttagggttaggatgcaccgcgccgccctccctcGGATTCGAGCCCCGGGCGCCAaagtccgcgcccgcgagcttgCCCTTGCCCACCACCGTCGGCTTGGCGATGACCTTCTTGTTGTCCACGACGGGcttggcgggcggcgcggcgggaggcggcggcggcgggggcaggtcgtcgcgcgcctcgggcgcctcggggggcggcggcggcggcggcggggcggcgtccgtgTCCatgtcgtccgccgcggggggttcgcgaccgacgccgccggtgcccgccgcggggtcgccTCCGATCCCTCCATTCGAAGATcttccgccctcgcccgctcctcctcctcctcctcctcctcctcctcctccgtccgCTTCGGCGcttccacccgccgccgccgccgccgccgccgccgccgcctcaaACTTtgccaccgtcgcgctcacTTTGGCCACCTtacgcggcggctccggggGCAGCCCCTGGAACGCGTTCttggccacggcggcgagcctctccgccgtgggcaccgccgcgatggcggcagCCTCAGCGGCTCTCTGCGCCTCGTAATACGCCGCGTGTTGCGCCGCCGACTCGGCGGCCCACCGGGCGTAGTaggcggcgtacgcgtccgcgtcgtagCCGCCCGTCGTGGCGGTCatcccgggcggcgcggtcatcCCGGGCGGCATCGACTGCGTCATCGCGGAGGATCCCGGAGGGGGATCTGTTTGAGCTCccggggcggacgccggggcctcggccgcggcggcggcggcggcggcgtacgcctgGTGCTGCTCCTGGTAGAGCTGCGCGGCGTAGGCGTCGTAGGCTGCGTACGGGTTGTTCGGATCGaacgcctcgggctcgggctccgcgccgggcgggggtgGCTCCATGGAGATCCCTcagcggcgcccgcgcgtcagTCGCGATTCCCGCCCTAACGTCCGCCCACCGCTCCGaaccgtcggcgtcgcggtgagaTGTCGatcggacgcgcgcgtcgtccacgagctcgcGATGGGTactcgccctcgaggcggTTCGATCGGTGCGGGCTCGAGATACCGCCTCGGGCCGCGCTCGTGTTGtgagacgacgcgcgcgatctgGATCGTGTTTTATTAGGGCGGGCGCCGATGGTGGCGTTCTATAGGGGGTGCGCCCAAATCTTGACCAGCCCAGCGTCGGTCGAGTTGGTGGGGGCGTGGGACGTCCCGGGTTCGAAtccgggcggggacgcgacgcgcgcagcGCGTTTATTGAACTGGAGAGACGTCCTCGCGAAGCGAGCCCTTGTATGCGCGAGATGGTGGGCGAAGCCCACACCATCATGCATGTGGACCGATTCATTCATGACACAAATGAtgggtggcggcgacgatggagaTGGGCGGTCTCggagaccgcggcggcgacgatcgaggcgcgcgcgcggggacgtacggccaccgcggcgcgcggggacgtgcacgcgacgcgagcgacgcgcgcggcgggcgcggcgcggcacggggcgcgcgcgatcccgccTTTTTGAATTTTGGCCGCGGCCGGACGTTTCGCAAAACGGTTTTTCTCCCagaggcgcgggaggggcggcagggacgcgagggcgacgcgagtcGGAGGCTCGTTGAACGCATTCATATTTACAAATCGGTGTTGGTGAGGTGAGCGTCGTTCGGGTCAGCCTTTGTgcgctcgggcgcgacggcgggtgaCTGGGTGCGGTTGGGACGTGTCGTtgtcggggcggcggggcggcggcggaggtcagGAGGGTGGATGGGGCTCAGTCCTTCTTCTTGAGGGCCCTGGCCTCCTTCACCCAGCAAGAATTGCACATAGGagccggcgcgtcgggctcgcCCACCCTCTTCTTGATTTTCGACCTGCGCCAGACATTCGGCTCGGCTGTGCCGCAATCTGCATTTGCGCATGCGTCGCCCAGCCGTTCCGGCTGCGAAAGGAGGAGAAGAGTCAGAGTCGTGGAAAACGGTGGAACGAAACGAACTCGGGCGGGCGGTCACCTCAGCCCTGCAACACTTGCCGCACATGTAGTGGGGCTCGCCCGTGGCCTCGTTCATCTGGTGCTTGGACTTCCCCCAGGCGGTGGGAGCTTTGTCCTCGCACTTGACGCACTGCGCGTCCTTGAACGGGGGCTGGGAGAGGAAAACAGGGTTAGCGATGGGGTCGGACAGGACACACGACACGAGTTCTCACCTCCTTCGCATTGCACTTTGTGCAGATCTTGACACCCTTCTCCACCAGCTGGTCGTCGTGGCCGACCAGGTGGCCCTTGGCGTTGAGCCAATTCGAGGATTTGGTGGAGCGGCACCCGGGGCAAACGTAGCCGTCGCCAACCTGCGCAAGGAAGAGATACGCGGTAAGACGTGGTGGGTGGAGAACCCGAGGATCGAACTGGCGGGCACGCACCTTAGCTCTGAGATAGCATGATACGCAGATCTTCTCGCCGGGGATTGCGGGGTCTTTGTTGTTGAGCCACTCGCTCGACATGTTGATCTTGCACTTGGCGCACGTCGTCTCCCCGTTTTCCCCCCCCCTGCCGCGTGTCttgccctcggcgccctgctTGGTGTGGAACACTTTGCGGTAGATCTTCTTACCGTTCACGTCGACACCATCGgtctcgggcgcgtcgcccggcacgaccaccatcgcgccggcgccctcgtccttctccttcctCCTCTGCAGCTTCCTCTCCTGCTTCTCGCGGGCGGCTTGCTCCTTGGCCAGCCGGCGCTCCTTGGCCCTGTCGCGGCACGCCCTGAAGTTGAGCTTGGACTCCTCGAGCCAGTTGGTGCCGTTCGTGtacatcgccgcggtcctgttggcgcgcgcgcggtgctcggggACCTCGTACTTCTTggcgaggctgccgccgtaCAGGAGGAACTCCTCGGAGGGAGGATCGGggtcgacctcgtcgtcggagtcggtCTCGGAGTCGGATGCGgagccgagggcgtcgtcgtcgtcctcatcgccgGACTCGACCTCGTAGTCGgagcggtcgtcgtcgtctttcgcggcggcggggcgcttGCGGGGcttcccgccggcgcgggcggtctCGGCTCGGCGGGCCCTCTTTCGCTCGcgggcctcctcctcgtcctcggagtcgaaggcgtcgacgtTGTAGTTGACGGGCTtggcggggcgctcgcggaggatgatgcggaagggcgcggcgggctcgggggtGGCGATGGGATTCTTGCGGCGGACTGGGGTGAAGCCGCCGGCGGAGCTCggtgcggcgccgacgatacCGCCGAGTGCGGGCAGGCCGAGGGCTTTCATCTGGGCGGCGTTGCGGGCGATCTTctcggcgcgctcccgcTCGTACGGGGTGAGCCCCTGCGATGCGAggggacgcgatggcgggaAGGAGGTGAGATgcacgcgcgggtgcgggatGGGCGAGAGATgcgcgcgaagggcgccgcgcgcgcgcgcgaagacgcGGTTCCTTCGCGAGGGGGAAGAAAACGCGTGAAaaacgcgacgggcggggttCCGGAAAGCGCGCGAGAGGATCgaagcgagcgcgcgcgcgagggagaagCGTGAGGGGCGTACGTTCTCATCGAGCTCGATGAGAGGGGGCGTGCCCatgaagggcggcggcgggggggcaggacggcgcgcgcggtcagAAGTGAGCTCCCGCTGCGTCGTGAAAAAGGTAAAACAGTGCACAGCTGTCGGCGCGAAGGAGAACAACCCCGTGTGAGTTGGTAGTCTATGAAACCCCTACACGCACGCCGTCTGGAACCGACGCGGCCGCTACCACTTGAACGGCGTCACGAGCTGCATCACAGCCTCCCCCGCGGACAGCCCCCACTCCTCCTGGTACGCCGTGATCAGGCACcctcggtcgccgccgtagTCCTTAAAGGTAAAAGTCGTCTGCCCCTCGAGGTCTATCCGCGGTCGCCACGGCACCCGCAGGTTGCCCGTCATCCTCCACCTCgcccgcaccgcgccgccgccgccgccgcccttcccGTCCCCCGCCAGCTCGCACGAGTACAGCTGCTCGACGTCGCTGTCCCTGACCAGCCGGCTCAGCACGGGCTGCAGGTTGGCGAGGTTCCTCTGAAAAGTCTCCAGCCCCGCGAAGGAGAGCGTCGGGTCCGTGAACGTGCAGTACAAGTCGTACATCTCGGGGTTGATGTCGCCCGTCCAC contains:
- a CDS encoding predicted protein; amino-acid sequence: MSVSPKLTPGRAGSARMSNAWGGKNASRAGADPIHGTPTATIESTPPIVEHVQTSDRTRILAADADGAVSLWDVIKCERVRCFERGVSLADAAKEVNPRVSVPSWFTVDTRSGSIAISLMPSGAFQAEAYAIDLGIAEANDELKVNYGVQCVHMLLRDWKVRRVRAIACENGRAPDSSDDDLDLDSNDFDVNSLTPCGDARVWRLPPRPPSVVCEQPEGEGGAVLMPVGEMVGSAEEQDALPEWIVDVVAERHRVPDSAKASFHLSPHETQPDAPKLSQGRVTAPRVLGVRKVVNYVVQKLGLDANGSRAPEDLVDILCGGEVCDPAMSLATVKEFLWRKGTDVELVYRFKDGVDYGGTGGGDVETA
- a CDS encoding predicted protein, with the protein product MARARLAKEREDAERERRERDRDRDRERDRDRRRDRSRDGDKERDRSRSRDRDRGRDRDRGRDRDRRESRSRSRSRSRSRSRRRDRGRGDRDRDRDRDRDRDRDRDRDRDRDRDRDRDRDRDRDRDRDRDRDRDRDRDREPRARKPPDFSNRRPLRNRGARKAHVGRKWGPNGTPPDGFDKPAVPGKPPDPADQAAHEARLAALQAAGINVQATRHARRVYVGGFPDNTNEPELASFIANALVAIGGASGAYDPDNGMTCVLSVYINRDKLFAFVEFRTVEEASNAMALDGVVMAGSQLRVRRPNDYQPQQAALIGPTTPADSLNLAAVGLIPGVNGQSSGRKLYVGNLPPYLTELQVLELLQSFGAVQAFNLVVDKDTGTLKGYGFFEYADAAADEAAMEGLTGMRLGDKVLNVKRAAYDGGVGQGVGQASGSAQAPGFAPGSLPANGESASECVRLTNMVTREELTDPTEAREILEDTQEECAGFGELTRVVMPLPRRTRLEDPAGVGEVFLLFADAEGAARAVRSLNGRKFADRVVSAGFITRAEFDKYVV
- a CDS encoding predicted protein → MGTPPLIELDENGLTPYERERAEKIARNAAQMKALGLPALGGIVGAAPSSAGGFTPVRRKNPIATPEPAAPFRIILRERPAKPVNYNVDAFDSEDEEEARERKRARRAETARAGGKPRKRPAAAKDDDDRSDYEVESGDEDDDDALGSASDSETDSDDEVDPDPPSEEFLLYGGSLAKKYEVPEHRARANRTAAMYTNGTNWLEESKLNFRACRDRAKERRLAKEQAAREKQERKLQRRKEKDEGAGAMVVVPGDAPETDGVDVNGKKIYRKVFHTKQGAEGKTRGRGGENGETTCAKCKINMSSEWLNNKDPAIPGEKICVSCYLRAKVRARQFDPRVLHPPRLTAYLFLAQVGDGYVCPGCRSTKSSNWLNAKGHLVGHDDQLVEKGVKICTKCNAKEDAQCVKCEDKAPTAWGKSKHQMNEATGEPHYMCGKCCRAEPERLGDACANADCGTAEPNVWRRSKIKKRVGEPDAPAPMCNSCWVKEARALKKKD
- a CDS encoding predicted protein, with amino-acid sequence MASTGGGGGGGDDDDDVKLSNYKGTSGAVKGLVSGLTAVVNAFGVGGGDVASSGSSGATRRERREARPPPSTPRNPTALAADIAREFTEAKYLWTGDINPEMYDLYCTFTDPTLSFAGLETFQRNLANLQPVLSRLVRDSDVEQLYSCELAGDGKGGGGGGAVRARWRMTGNLRVPWRPRIDLEGQTTFTFKDYGGDRGCLITAYQEEWGLSAGEAVMQLVTPFKW